The segment CGATAGGCACCTGGGACAATTGGCTAAAGCGAAACAGATCGCGACTGGCAGTTTCGACCTGGGGCTTGGCCTGTGGATTGGCCCAATAGCCCGCCAGCAGCTGCTCATCGGCGCTACGCACGGCCAAGCGCAGGGTGCCGGCCTGGGCTGCCAGCATCAGGCGGCTGGCGAAGGCTTCAGGCACGGCCAAGGCCACGGTGCGATTGCCAGTGCCGATCGGGTCATGCCGCCCCTGCTGCTCTTCGGCGGTTTGCGCCGGGCGGCCGTCATTGGCCAAGCCCGTCTGCTCACCGACGCTCAATACCCGCAGCGCAGGCAAGATGACCTGGGCGGAGGACTGCGGGTTGTGGTTTTCTTCACGCAAGAACAGCAGCACATCCACATAGTCGCCGGGGCGCACCTGCCCTGCCGCGCCAACGACATCATCGACTGCCACAGCCACCGCCCGCTCGTGGCTGCGGATCATCCGCGCCAGCGGGCCACCTGATTGGAAGCTGTGTTCGTCGAGCCAAGCCCCTTGAGCCAAGGCGCGCTCACTGCGCCGGCCAAGCACTTGCTCGATGTGCTGGAAAGCGCCCTGAGGCACCACCTGCAAGCGCTCGATCAGCAGATCGTCTTCGCTCAGAGGGGTATTGGCGGCCACGTCGCGGCGCAACACGACGATGGGCGAGCGGCGCGGTTCCTCCACCTGAATCGGTGCCGGAGCGGTTACTGGCTGAGCCGTCACCTCGACACTCGGCGGCGCAGCGACGGGCGCGGGCGGTCGACTCAGCACCAACCCCCAATACCCTGCAAGCAATGCCGCAACCAGAAACAGCCCGGCAAGGATCATGGTCAAGCGACTGCTCATTACCGCTCTCCCGCACCTGAAACCCATGATGGCAAAAAGTAACTATTTCGCTATTGCACGGTAGTTCAGAGCGGCTAAATCGCCATGAGCGATACTAAGTTTTTCCAGCCATGAATTTGACGCTGAGACAAAACAGGCGCTTAGCGTCGCTGAACCAACCTAATACTTTGTGATTAATGCCTTCTTACATTTGCACTCCGGCGTAGCTTGACGATTCTGTGATAGCAAAGGGGCA is part of the Pseudomonas urmiensis genome and harbors:
- the cpaB gene encoding Flp pilus assembly protein CpaB; amino-acid sequence: MSSRLTMILAGLFLVAALLAGYWGLVLSRPPAPVAAPPSVEVTAQPVTAPAPIQVEEPRRSPIVVLRRDVAANTPLSEDDLLIERLQVVPQGAFQHIEQVLGRRSERALAQGAWLDEHSFQSGGPLARMIRSHERAVAVAVDDVVGAAGQVRPGDYVDVLLFLREENHNPQSSAQVILPALRVLSVGEQTGLANDGRPAQTAEEQQGRHDPIGTGNRTVALAVPEAFASRLMLAAQAGTLRLAVRSADEQLLAGYWANPQAKPQVETASRDLFRFSQLSQVPIANVAPAAGNPGMQIIRGAQSNDSVKTP